In Cydia pomonella isolate Wapato2018A chromosome 27, ilCydPomo1, whole genome shotgun sequence, a single genomic region encodes these proteins:
- the LOC133532344 gene encoding uncharacterized protein LOC133532344 isoform X5, with amino-acid sequence MTTRSRGYNQDWDPMKEDFDNSSYDPQNADESGRSCSPQYKSGFVNLDHCRLYITNIPNGLSDDGLSTVFSKYGQLTEVFVSKNPDKRYALVAFETPGEAKFAMMKLNRTEPLKLNINVAHKSTARSKRPLDKKDNSGYRSSNSNPRNREDRSFRDDGSAGSRSNTRRQESLANGDNMEEMVDDDVVLSGNLEPDVNLELEKLKLEHLKLQEAQVMCKHRMLLLKQAEKKSSSSSRQILPDGRIVVRTVDKSEVNDADGSFGAGAGDASSPELCSCEQKCSWDSDGAASTASTCVLCSDGTRKIKNSADKSDSKCTQKTDSQVGSKTTFSKHSKVTDGTSKKSGCKKSKSSCDTTKYADFYSDSEDEADETNRLIQLRNTDYADIIEDQLKIVIALAGYPKSKMRLRQLELFQRSIAEVTDMQIKAGLLKSVPYFLDYYLNRGAIVCVCRDIDTRNWVIRISPGLQERMASNLILLKSKIKRLCLAYLKIPSSTWPATAQDTFKLLQYFNPTLKTDSWRVYSQKRLDDVEYTSFLIDRVSGEIIRGSTFKNVIDYEQMEFELSGYTEIYYECLMSDMKEDLHSVSSRVKLLNELRGEDTPRNLSDCSLRKPLSGEDTQNDDVKKQDENEKATERYFVEFPDRTDKEDCDKVKIAELGNNECDVLKKLKDVNYRSEKNEMIIWSEEINNNSKIDVANEDKQMPASESIAAESEKTESIAESSDNLIRSNSNVNIDSNRGIAYHRRTNYLHVEPELKIAITLDGYPQNKLEGTHIRRLKQLFKEYLHRDMKQQRFANLIIPKFQDIYLSNGAVIYICDSLETKDYLTEVLPKFVNSTGWKLIFRDIKTLVRYTRIVLRLPKELASVESAEIISKLQEKYPGLKPDCWKYYSDVAGKQKRQFGVDPESLEIIKSPDFDPEYDGEKLSFRIIDRQKRDSCFEENQDYDDENENKELKEKILKLLYVPVEADMSNSPLTRIRTNHYSDVVADDLKLYVGPTNYPESRVDENLFHAIKKTLENIVYKSFVDGDINEISMPKFHDLYLFDGVIFVICVNMASRCWIDEALTIASSKLQINLKSTEYRGAVGIVSMVVKTYLDTEEVISILQSNNPRLRTKYWRIISTVRAKAKLDVVLQIDKLSAQVIRSTDFNTFVGDNAVQFQLGHLQSLLKPLSIMEKLSKKHEKKLMKANATKREVEVKISTEFTFEELKTELKQDFPDLKIGEWDSLGHLKDIKNQIEHIDIKQSLENASDLDPKIIEPDGMKLSPVELDEVCKMVVKIPAEILPKEREDLNLIFDLLEDQNPGLNTELWTVTNDFGNYEKGKFILSIDKQSAAVIRSNQFSPMVVGHKLKFLL; translated from the exons AGCACTGCAAGATCAAAAAGACCATTAGACAAGAAAGACAACTCGGGATATCGGAGTAGCAACTCAAACCCTCGCAATCGCGAAGATCGTAGCTTCAGAGACGACGGCAGCGCTGGCAGCCGATCCAACACAAG GAGACAAGAATCTCTGGCAAACGGTGACAACATGGAAGAAATGGTGGACGATGATGTG GTGTTGAGCGGCAACCTAGAGCCGGACGTGAACTTGGAGCTGGAGAAGCTAAAACTGGAGCACCTCAAGCTGCAGGAGGCGCAGGTCATGTGCAAGCACCGGATGCTGCTGCTTAAGCAGGCGGAGAAGAAGTCT aGTTCTAGCAGTCGCCAAATTCTGCCGGATGGTAGAATTGTTGTCCGCACCGTTGACAA GAGTGAAGTTAACGACGCCGACGGCAGCTTTGGAGCCGGTGCTGGTGACGCG AGCTCACCCGAACTGTGCAGTTGCGAACAGAAGTGCTCCTGGGACTCCGACGGCGCCGCCTCCACCGCCTCCACTTGCGTACTCTGCTCCGACGGTACCAGAAAAATTAAGAACTCGGCAGATAAGTCTGATAGCAAATGTACTCAGAAAACAGATAGTCAAGTAGGCAGTAAAACAACCTTTAGTAAACATAGCAAAGTCACTGATGGTACTAGTAAGAAGTCTGGATGTAAAAAGTCTAAAAGTAGCTGTGATACAACAAAATACGCGGATTTCTACAGCGATAGCGAAGATGAAGCCGATGAGACGAATCGGCTCATACAGTTAAGGAACACTGATTATGCAGATATCATAGAAGACCAGTTGAAAATAGTCATAGCGCTTGCCGGTTATCCTAAATCAAAAATGCGTCTCAGACAATTGGAACTCTTCCAGCGATCCATCGCCGAGGTAACGGACATGCAAATCAAGGCCGGCCTTTTAAAAAGCGTACCATACTTCCTAGATTATTATTTGAACAGGGGCGCTATTGTCTGCGTTTGTAGGGACATTGATACTAGGAACTGGGTAATCAGGATATCACCAGGCCTACAAGAACGTATGGCTTCCAACCTTATTCTACTCAAGTCTAAGATTAAGAGGTTATGCCTAGCTTACCTGAAGATACCTAGTTCAACCTGGCCGGCGACTGCCCAGGACACCTTCAAACTGTTACAGTATTTCAATCCTACATTGAAAACTGATTCGTGGAGAGTCTACTCGCAAAAGAGGCTTGATGATGTTGAATACACTTCATTTCTAATAGACAGGGTTTCTGGTGAAATCATTCGAGGCTCCACCTTTAAAAATGTTATAGATTATGAGCAAATGGAGTTTGAACTGTCCGGGTACACAGAAATTTACTATGAGTGCCTAATGTCCGATATGAAAGAAGATCTGCACAGCGTTTCGTCCAGAGTGAAGCTCTTGAACGAACTTAGGGGAGAAGATACGCCCAGAAATCTTTCTGACTGCAGTTTAAGGAAACCTCTCTCTGGCGAAGACACTCAAAATGATGATGTAAAGAAACAAGACGAGAATGAGAAAGCAACGGAAAGATATTTTGTAGAATTCCCTGATAGGACGGATAAAGAAGATTGTGATAAAGTAAAGATTGCTGAATTGGGAAATAATGAATGTGATGTATTGAAGAAACTAAAGGACGTTAATTACAGAAGTGAAAAGAATGAAATGATAATTTGGTCGGAGGAAATTAACAATAACAGTAAAATTGATGTTGCGAATGAGGACAAGCAAATGCCCGCTTCAGAATCTATAGCTGCAGAATCTGAAAAGACTGAATCAATTGCTGAAAGCAGCGACAACCTCATCAGGAGCAATAGCAATGTAAACATAGATAGTAACCGAGGTATTGCTTACCACAGAAGGACGAACTACCTTCATGTCGAACCAGAATTGAAAATCGCAATTACTCTCGACGGTTACCCGCAGAACAAACTCGAAGGCACGCATATCAGAAGGCTGAAGCAACTCTTCAAAGAGTATTTACACAGAGATATGAAACAACAGCGCTTCGCTAATCTAATCATCCCAAAATTCCAAGACATTTACTTGTCAAACGGTGCTGTGATATACATTTGTGACAGTTTAGAGACTAAGGATTACTTGACAGAGGTATTACCAAAATTCGTCAACTCTACGGGCTGGAAGCTCATCTTTAGAGACATTAAAACACTAGTTAGATACACGAGAATCGTCCTGCGCCTGCCAAAAGAACTTGCCAGTGTAGAATCTGCTGAAATAATTTCAAAACTTCAAGAGAAATACCCAGGTTTGAAACCGGATTGTTGGAAGTACTATTCTGATGTAGCTGGCAAACAGAAACGGCAATTCGGCGTCGATCCCGAGTCTCTAGAAATAATCAAAAGTCCTGATTTTGATCCGGAATATGACGGCGAGAAACTTAGCTTTAGAATAATCGATAGACAAAAACGCGATTCTTGCTTCGAAGAGAACCAGGATTACGACGATGAAAACGAGAATAAGGAGCTGAAAGAGAAAATTTTGAAACTATTGTACGTGCCAGTTGAGGCTGATATGTCGAACTCTCCTCTAACAAGGATTCGAACGAATCACTATTCTGATGTAGTCGCCGACGATCTGAAACTGTACGTAGGCCCTACTAACTATCCAGAATCGCGCGTAGACGAAAACCTTTTCCACgcaattaagaaaactttagaGAATATCGTGTACAAGTCCTTTGTAGATGGTGATATCAACGAAATCTCCATGCCTAAATTCCACGACCTATACCTTTTTGACGGCGTCATATTCGTTATTTGTGTAAACATGGCTTCGCGCTGTTGGATTGACGAAGCTTTAACCATTGCTAGTTCTAAATTGCAAATCAATTTGAAATCCACCGAATACAGAGGAGCCGTTGGCATTGTAAGTATGGTAGTCAAAACCTATTTGGATACAGAAGAGGTCATATCCATTCTTCAATCCAATAATCCTCGACTTAGAACTAAATATTGGAGGATTATAAGCACAGTTCGAGCCAAGGCGAAGTTAGATGTAGTATTACAAATTGATAAGCTCTCCGCTCAAGTAATTAGAAGTACTGACTTCAACACTTTCGTAGGCGACAATGCAGTTCAATTCCAGCTGGGCCATTTACAGTCCCTCCTCAAACCACTTTCCATAATGGAAAAACTTAGCAAAAAACATGAGAAGAAACTGATGAAAGCAAACGCAACAAAGAGAGAAGTTGAAGTCAAAATATCTACTGAATTCACTTTCGAAGAGCTCAAAACTGAACTGAAACAAGATTTTCCCGATTTAAAAATCGGTGAATGGGACTCTTTGGGACACCTAAAGGATATCAAAAACCAAATAGAACATATTGACATCAAACAGTCTTTAGAGAACGCATCTGATTTAGATCCAAAGATAATCGAGCCTGATGGCATGAAATTGTCTCCAGTGGAATTAGATGAAGTTTGTAAGATGGTGGTGAAAATACCAGCAGAGATCCTACCTAAGGAGCGAGAGGACTTGAATCTAATTTTCGATTTGTTGGAAGATCAAAATCCGGGTCTGAACACGGAGCTGTGGACGGTTACTAATGATTTCGGGAATTATGAGAAGGGGAAGTTTATTCTGTCGATTGATAAGCAATCTGCAGCTGTGATTCGTAGTAACCAATTCTCGCCGATGGTAGTTGGTCACAAATTGAAGTTTCTGTTGTAA